Proteins encoded within one genomic window of Haladaptatus sp. QDMS2:
- a CDS encoding shikimate dehydrogenase, translated as MQVFGLLGNPVGHSLSPPMHEAGYAALGMDARYVTFEPAPSDLETAIRGADALGIAGLNVTIPFKQDVLELVEPDDLAARIGAVNTIDFSGETPTGHNTDAVGAVRALRDHDVNLSGEAVVVGAGGAGRAVAFGLADEGVTVRIANRTEQTAHDLAAVVPNATGHALSELPALLESASVLVNATSVGMESDETPVPRDALHADLAVLDAVYRPLETRLLRDAAAVGATTVDGAWMLLYQGVEAFERWTGRDAPVAEMNTALRERL; from the coding sequence ATGCAGGTGTTTGGACTTCTCGGGAACCCCGTCGGGCACTCGCTGTCCCCGCCGATGCACGAAGCAGGCTACGCGGCGCTGGGAATGGACGCGCGCTACGTCACCTTCGAACCAGCGCCGAGCGACCTCGAAACCGCGATTCGGGGCGCGGACGCTCTCGGCATTGCAGGGCTCAACGTGACGATTCCGTTCAAACAGGACGTTCTGGAACTCGTCGAACCTGACGACCTCGCCGCGCGCATCGGCGCGGTCAACACCATCGACTTCTCGGGCGAGACGCCGACGGGCCACAACACGGACGCCGTCGGCGCGGTTCGGGCACTGCGCGACCACGACGTAAACCTGTCGGGCGAAGCGGTCGTGGTTGGCGCGGGCGGCGCGGGCCGGGCCGTCGCGTTCGGCCTCGCGGACGAGGGGGTGACCGTCCGCATCGCAAACCGAACCGAACAGACCGCCCACGACCTCGCGGCGGTGGTCCCGAACGCGACTGGCCACGCGCTCTCTGAACTTCCCGCGCTACTCGAATCGGCGTCCGTGCTCGTGAACGCGACGAGCGTCGGCATGGAGAGCGACGAGACGCCCGTCCCGCGCGACGCGCTCCACGCAGACCTCGCGGTTCTGGATGCTGTCTATCGACCGCTCGAAACTCGCTTGCTCCGGGACGCCGCGGCGGTCGGGGCGACGACGGTCGACGGCGCGTGGATGTTGCTCTATCAAGGCGTCGAAGCCTTCGAACGGTGGACCGGTCGTGACGCGCCTGTCGCCGAGATGAATACCGCGTTACGTGAACGTCTTTAA
- a CDS encoding sodium:calcium antiporter, which produces MALHPAIVSLPISSRALENGILLLGSFLLLLLGAEVFTNGVEWLGHRLGVSESATGSILAAVGTALPETMIPLIAIVHGLATGDTSGADEVGVGAILGAPFMLATIAMFLIGVSVLYFSRRRSYGPEFHFNEVSTRRDLSFFLVGYTLAFTAALVRWRPIQLAIAASLLVLYGVYVYRSLKSGELIEGGDLDDLHLGLFIERGWGPIPGIGDAAKNYSDDPSKKLVLVQTFLALVFIVAGAQLFVTEVEFFSEEVLTIPAAVVALLLAPLATELPEKFNSIIWISQDKDTLAIGNITGAMAFQGTLPVTLGIVFTSWNLSLEWGSAGFLNAFSAVLAILSGVLLYLRARTVNEGNMKPLPFLIGGAFYLLFIVVLVYHVLFLGLSVTGGN; this is translated from the coding sequence ATGGCGCTGCATCCTGCAATAGTCTCTCTCCCAATTTCGTCGCGGGCACTCGAAAACGGGATTCTCTTGCTCGGATCGTTTCTGTTGCTCTTGCTCGGTGCGGAAGTGTTCACGAACGGCGTCGAGTGGCTCGGCCATCGACTCGGCGTCTCCGAGAGCGCGACTGGGAGCATCCTCGCGGCCGTTGGAACCGCGCTCCCTGAGACGATGATACCGCTCATCGCAATCGTCCACGGCCTCGCGACCGGCGACACGTCTGGCGCGGACGAAGTCGGCGTCGGCGCGATTCTCGGCGCACCGTTCATGCTCGCGACCATCGCGATGTTCCTCATCGGCGTGAGCGTGCTCTACTTCTCCCGGCGACGGTCGTACGGCCCGGAGTTTCACTTCAACGAAGTTTCGACCCGCCGGGACCTGAGTTTCTTCCTCGTGGGCTACACGCTCGCGTTCACCGCCGCGCTCGTCCGCTGGCGGCCGATTCAACTGGCTATCGCTGCCTCGTTGCTCGTCCTTTACGGCGTCTACGTCTATCGCTCGCTCAAGAGCGGCGAACTCATCGAGGGTGGCGACCTGGACGACCTCCACCTTGGCTTGTTCATCGAGCGCGGGTGGGGTCCCATCCCCGGTATCGGCGACGCCGCGAAAAACTACAGCGACGACCCCTCGAAGAAACTCGTTCTCGTCCAGACCTTCCTCGCGCTGGTGTTCATCGTCGCGGGGGCGCAGTTGTTCGTCACAGAAGTCGAGTTCTTCTCAGAGGAGGTCCTCACCATTCCGGCGGCCGTGGTCGCTCTCCTGCTCGCACCGCTCGCGACCGAACTCCCGGAGAAGTTCAACAGCATCATCTGGATTTCACAGGACAAGGACACGCTCGCCATCGGGAACATCACCGGCGCGATGGCGTTTCAGGGGACGCTCCCGGTTACGCTCGGCATCGTGTTCACCTCGTGGAATCTCTCGCTCGAGTGGGGGTCTGCTGGCTTCTTGAACGCCTTCTCTGCCGTCCTCGCCATCCTCTCGGGCGTCCTCCTGTACCTGCGCGCGAGAACTGTAAACGAGGGCAACATGAAGCCACTGCCGTTCCTCATTGGCGGCGCGTTCTACCTGCTGTTCATCGTCGTGCTCGTCTACCACGTTCTGTTTCTGGGACTTAGCGTGACCGGCGGAAACTGA
- a CDS encoding D-aminoacyl-tRNA deacylase, translated as MIGIVVSRADHASVHIGEQLHALADWTESTDERRPDGAGGGTVYHTDGFELREFDDLHIELEDAAGAFDDPDYLVFASRHAGDTGPLLTAHFTGNFGPAEYGGVEGGLARACPNAHKAVVAALAEHAPDGYDVGMECTHHGPSEVGVPSMFVELGSGDEQWEDAEAARAVAEAILSLDGVPTDRERQLVAFGGGHYVPRPTRIVTETDWAVGHIAADWCLADMGTPEQNRETIARAFEQSNAAHAVVDGEKPDLVAVIESLGFRVVSERWVRETDAVALDAVSALETALCSVDDGLRFGTAREAWTDDFTTVSLPADLVQEAEGIDREAVRTAAESTLLAFTTEEAGTRVGAQAAVSDPANRREFVEALVAVLRQKYDEVTIQEDAVVAQISTFDPSKAETLGIPEGPAFGKLASGQPVTIRGREIPPAEVQTRREHRFVL; from the coding sequence GTGATTGGAATCGTCGTCAGCCGCGCCGACCACGCCTCCGTCCACATCGGCGAGCAGTTGCACGCGCTCGCAGACTGGACCGAATCGACCGACGAGCGCCGACCCGACGGGGCTGGCGGCGGAACCGTCTACCATACCGATGGGTTCGAACTTCGGGAGTTCGACGACCTGCACATCGAACTCGAAGACGCAGCGGGGGCCTTCGACGACCCCGACTACCTCGTGTTCGCCTCCCGGCACGCGGGCGACACCGGCCCGCTTTTGACCGCCCACTTCACCGGGAACTTCGGACCTGCGGAGTACGGCGGCGTCGAGGGGGGGCTGGCCCGCGCCTGCCCGAACGCGCACAAGGCGGTCGTCGCGGCCCTCGCAGAGCACGCACCAGACGGCTACGACGTAGGCATGGAGTGTACCCACCACGGCCCCTCCGAAGTAGGCGTCCCGTCGATGTTCGTCGAACTCGGCAGCGGCGACGAACAATGGGAGGACGCAGAGGCCGCACGCGCCGTGGCCGAAGCGATTCTCAGCCTCGACGGCGTCCCGACCGACCGCGAGCGCCAACTCGTCGCGTTCGGCGGCGGCCACTACGTCCCGCGGCCGACGCGCATCGTCACGGAAACGGACTGGGCAGTCGGGCACATCGCTGCAGACTGGTGTCTCGCCGACATGGGAACCCCCGAACAAAACCGCGAGACCATTGCGCGCGCCTTCGAGCAAAGCAACGCCGCGCACGCCGTCGTGGACGGCGAGAAACCGGACCTCGTCGCGGTTATCGAGTCCCTCGGTTTCCGCGTCGTCAGCGAAAGATGGGTGCGCGAGACGGACGCCGTGGCGCTCGACGCGGTCAGCGCTCTCGAAACCGCGCTCTGTTCAGTGGACGACGGCCTCCGATTCGGCACCGCGCGCGAGGCGTGGACCGACGACTTCACTACTGTCTCGCTGCCCGCGGACCTCGTCCAGGAAGCGGAAGGTATCGACCGCGAGGCCGTTCGGACGGCCGCAGAATCGACACTGCTCGCGTTCACGACTGAGGAAGCGGGCACGCGCGTCGGCGCGCAGGCAGCCGTTTCCGACCCCGCGAACCGCCGCGAGTTCGTCGAAGCATTGGTGGCTGTTCTCCGACAGAAATACGACGAGGTGACGATTCAGGAGGACGCGGTCGTCGCCCAAATATCGACGTTCGACCCGTCGAAGGCAGAAACGCTCGGGATTCCCGAAGGGCCCGCATTTGGGAAGCTGGCAAGTGGGCAACCTGTCACAATTCGTGGTCGTGAGATACCACCCGCCGAAGTCCAGACGCGACGCGAACATCGGTTCGTCCTCTGA
- the ftsZ gene encoding cell division protein FtsZ — MDSIIEDAIEEAEQDRGEEAPQGAQNGANGQGMKTSGTMTDEELLSVVDDLKTEITVVGCGGAGSNTVTRMAEEGILGATLVAANTDAQHLVNNTKADTKILIGRQRTGGRGAGSVPKIGEEAAQEDIEDINEAVTGSDMVFITAGLGGGTGTGSAPVVAQAAQDAGALTIAIVTIPFTAEGERRRANADAGLERLRSVADTVIVIPNDRLLDYAPNMPLQDAFKICDRVLMRSVKGMTELITRPGLVNVDFADVRTIMENGGVAMIGLGESDTESKAKDSVRSALRSPLLDVEFKGANSALVNVVGGPDMSIEEAEGVVEEIYDRIDPDARIIWGATVNDEYEGKMETMIVVTGVESPQIYGKSEAEREKASQQVRDDIDFVE; from the coding sequence ATGGACTCAATTATTGAGGACGCTATCGAGGAAGCCGAGCAAGACCGAGGCGAGGAGGCACCTCAGGGGGCACAGAATGGAGCGAACGGGCAGGGTATGAAGACGTCCGGGACGATGACCGACGAGGAGCTGCTCTCGGTCGTCGACGACCTGAAGACGGAGATTACGGTCGTTGGCTGCGGTGGCGCGGGGAGTAACACGGTGACGCGCATGGCCGAGGAGGGCATTCTCGGTGCGACACTCGTCGCCGCGAACACGGATGCCCAACACCTCGTCAACAACACGAAAGCGGACACCAAGATTCTCATCGGTCGGCAGCGCACCGGCGGCCGCGGTGCTGGCTCCGTTCCGAAAATCGGCGAAGAAGCCGCCCAGGAGGACATCGAGGACATCAACGAAGCCGTCACCGGGTCCGACATGGTGTTCATCACCGCTGGTCTCGGCGGCGGCACCGGGACCGGGTCTGCGCCCGTCGTCGCGCAGGCCGCTCAGGACGCGGGCGCGCTCACCATCGCCATCGTGACGATTCCGTTCACCGCAGAGGGTGAACGTCGCCGTGCGAACGCGGACGCCGGCTTAGAGCGCCTGCGCTCGGTCGCAGACACCGTCATCGTCATCCCGAACGACCGACTGCTCGACTACGCGCCGAACATGCCACTGCAGGACGCCTTCAAAATCTGTGACCGCGTGCTCATGCGCTCGGTCAAAGGCATGACCGAGCTCATCACCCGACCAGGGCTGGTCAACGTGGACTTCGCCGACGTTCGCACCATCATGGAGAACGGCGGCGTCGCCATGATTGGGCTCGGCGAGAGCGACACCGAAAGCAAGGCGAAAGACTCCGTGCGCTCTGCACTGCGCTCGCCACTGCTCGACGTCGAATTCAAGGGCGCGAACTCTGCGCTCGTCAACGTCGTTGGTGGTCCCGACATGAGCATCGAAGAGGCAGAGGGCGTCGTCGAAGAAATCTACGACCGCATCGACCCAGACGCCCGCATCATCTGGGGCGCGACGGTCAACGACGAATACGAGGGCAAGATGGAGACGATGATCGTCGTCACCGGCGTCGAATCGCCGCAGATTTACGGCAAGAGCGAAGCAGAACGCGAAAAAGCCTCACAGCAGGTTCGCGACGACATCGATTTCGTCGAATAA
- a CDS encoding winged helix-turn-helix domain-containing protein, protein MDHPLADIEFLARSNNRVVILDTLATRPCTRDELREATGASRVTLGRILGDFTARGWIRQEDGEFRATAIGRLVATQFNRLIATMETADNLHDIIQWLPADDFDFQLTCFNDATIVRPTQSDPLAPVRRAAAYLRQADYVEVLTHSVAAENLEADWQAVVNGTQRFDGVLTTAVIETIRADPVLATQMAEMVETGNATVHRYEDDVPYVVMLADELTLLGITDDQRMPRALIVTDDEQVRMWATEIIDAYRQTASAVTPELFTIGG, encoded by the coding sequence ATGGACCACCCGCTGGCCGACATCGAGTTTCTGGCTCGTTCGAACAACCGGGTGGTAATCTTGGATACACTCGCGACGCGACCGTGTACCCGCGACGAACTGCGCGAGGCGACGGGTGCCTCACGGGTCACCCTCGGACGAATTCTCGGCGACTTCACCGCTCGTGGGTGGATACGCCAGGAAGACGGCGAGTTCCGCGCGACGGCCATCGGCCGACTGGTCGCGACCCAGTTCAACCGACTCATCGCGACGATGGAGACAGCCGACAATCTCCACGACATCATCCAGTGGCTGCCGGCCGACGACTTCGATTTCCAGCTTACATGTTTCAACGATGCGACCATCGTACGGCCCACGCAGAGCGACCCGCTCGCACCGGTCAGACGAGCCGCCGCCTACCTCCGGCAGGCAGACTACGTCGAAGTGCTCACCCACTCGGTGGCCGCGGAGAATCTCGAAGCGGACTGGCAGGCCGTCGTCAACGGAACCCAGCGGTTCGATGGCGTGCTCACGACGGCGGTCATCGAGACCATCCGTGCAGACCCGGTGCTCGCCACGCAGATGGCCGAGATGGTTGAGACGGGGAACGCGACCGTCCACAGGTACGAGGACGACGTGCCGTACGTGGTCATGTTGGCGGACGAACTGACCCTGCTCGGTATTACCGACGACCAGCGAATGCCGCGGGCGCTCATCGTCACCGACGACGAGCAAGTACGGATGTGGGCAACCGAGATAATCGACGCATATCGCCAGACTGCGAGCGCGGTCACCCCCGAATTGTTCACCATCGGCGGGTGA
- a CDS encoding protein translocase SEC61 complex subunit gamma — protein sequence MEVPFKLSSYTRVLKLASTPSREEFSQIAKIAGAGIVLVGLLGFIIFVIMSFVPGGA from the coding sequence ATGGAAGTTCCGTTTAAGCTCTCGTCGTACACACGAGTGCTCAAGCTTGCGAGTACGCCATCGCGAGAGGAGTTCTCTCAGATTGCGAAGATCGCCGGTGCGGGCATCGTGTTGGTCGGTCTGCTCGGATTCATTATCTTCGTAATCATGAGTTTCGTCCCAGGCGGTGCATAA
- a CDS encoding transcription elongation factor Spt5 produces the protein MPIYAVKTTASQERTVADMIINREEDEIHAALAPDSLTSYVMVEADNDAVIKRVLEDIPHARTIVPGESSIGEVEHFLSPKPDVEGIAEGDIVELIAGPFKGEKAQVQRIDEGKDQVTVELYEATVPIPVTVRGDQIRVLDSEER, from the coding sequence ATGCCGATTTACGCCGTAAAGACGACCGCGAGCCAGGAGCGGACGGTCGCAGACATGATTATCAACCGTGAAGAAGACGAGATTCACGCTGCGCTCGCTCCCGACTCCCTCACGAGCTATGTGATGGTCGAAGCCGACAACGACGCCGTCATCAAGCGCGTCTTAGAAGACATCCCACACGCCAGAACTATCGTCCCCGGGGAGAGTTCTATCGGCGAAGTAGAACACTTCCTCTCGCCGAAACCGGACGTCGAAGGGATTGCGGAGGGCGACATCGTCGAACTCATCGCCGGGCCGTTCAAGGGCGAGAAGGCACAGGTCCAGCGCATCGACGAAGGCAAAGACCAGGTGACGGTCGAACTCTACGAGGCAACCGTTCCGATTCCCGTGACCGTGCGCGGCGACCAGATTCGCGTCCTCGACTCAGAAGAGCGCTAG
- a CDS encoding PHP-associated domain-containing protein, with amino-acid sequence MHVKILDEKVVARAKARGIDALVYAPHFTRLSTIEARATRYSDEDLLVVPAREIFTGDWKTRKHILALGLTEPVPDFITLEGAMTELARQGAAVLVPHPEFLTVSMEQPDIERFTDRIHGIEAYNPKHWPHQNRRAAELVRDLSLPGFTSSYAHLRGTIGEAWTAFDSSFESADDLVTALKEQVTRRVVYRTGLGHRLRCLAEFAHLGYENSYGKIDRLFLSGTEPTHPDNIAYDGRFDDVSVY; translated from the coding sequence ATGCACGTGAAGATTCTCGACGAGAAGGTCGTAGCGCGGGCCAAAGCCCGCGGTATCGACGCACTCGTCTATGCACCCCACTTTACCCGTCTCTCTACCATCGAAGCACGCGCGACGCGGTACTCAGACGAGGACCTGCTCGTCGTTCCCGCCCGCGAAATCTTCACTGGCGACTGGAAGACGCGCAAACACATCCTCGCCCTCGGTCTCACCGAGCCAGTTCCTGACTTCATCACGCTCGAAGGCGCGATGACGGAACTCGCACGGCAGGGTGCTGCCGTCCTCGTCCCACACCCCGAATTTCTCACGGTCAGTATGGAACAGCCGGACATAGAACGGTTTACAGACCGCATTCACGGCATCGAAGCCTACAATCCCAAACACTGGCCCCACCAGAACCGGCGTGCCGCCGAACTGGTCAGAGACCTGTCGCTGCCCGGATTCACCTCCTCGTACGCACACCTCCGCGGGACCATCGGGGAGGCGTGGACTGCGTTCGACTCATCGTTCGAATCCGCAGACGACCTCGTCACCGCCCTCAAAGAACAGGTCACTCGACGCGTGGTTTATCGGACGGGACTCGGCCATCGGCTTCGCTGTCTGGCGGAGTTCGCCCATCTCGGCTACGAGAACAGCTACGGGAAGATAGACCGCCTCTTTCTCTCCGGCACCGAACCGACCCACCCGGACAACATCGCCTACGACGGCCGGTTCGACGACGTCAGCGTCTACTAG
- a CDS encoding metal-dependent hydrolase, producing the protein MNKRGHVLNALLLSIGLGYILHPSGDVETLRTIAEVSVPVVLGALFPDVDTAFGRHRKTLHNLLVLGIFAAWPTYFGNLHYVWIGILTHYVLDVLGSRRGIALFYPFEKEYNLPVGVPVSSRYADAVMLAVTAVELVAAAVIVYREPLAQLGLQSLGIA; encoded by the coding sequence ATGAACAAACGTGGTCATGTGCTGAACGCCCTGTTGCTGAGCATCGGGCTCGGATACATCCTTCATCCGAGCGGCGACGTAGAGACGCTCCGAACTATCGCCGAGGTGAGCGTCCCCGTGGTCCTCGGTGCGCTCTTTCCCGACGTGGACACGGCCTTCGGCCGCCACCGGAAAACGCTGCACAACCTGCTCGTCCTCGGCATCTTCGCGGCGTGGCCGACGTACTTTGGCAATCTCCACTACGTCTGGATTGGAATTCTCACCCACTACGTTCTGGACGTTCTCGGGTCGCGGCGTGGCATCGCGCTGTTCTACCCGTTCGAGAAGGAGTACAATCTCCCCGTCGGGGTGCCCGTGAGCAGTCGCTACGCCGACGCGGTGATGCTCGCGGTGACCGCTGTCGAACTCGTCGCGGCGGCGGTCATCGTCTATCGAGAACCGCTCGCGCAACTCGGCCTCCAGTCACTTGGGATTGCCTAG
- a CDS encoding CinA family protein yields the protein MTDDAIEARLGDTLRETGGTIAVAESCTGGLVGSLLTDVPGSSDYFDRSVVSYSYDAKRALLAVNRETLDEHGAVSEPVAREMAQGIRDTADTTWGVATTGIAGPDGGTPEKPVGTVFIGVAYAGEWGTQTSQTTVVRHQFDGTRTEIKRHIAIQALEDVLAAVTEKRKAL from the coding sequence ATGACCGACGACGCAATCGAGGCTCGCTTGGGTGACACACTCCGAGAGACTGGCGGAACCATCGCCGTTGCGGAGTCCTGTACCGGCGGGCTCGTCGGGTCGCTTCTGACGGACGTGCCGGGCTCCAGTGACTACTTCGACCGGAGCGTCGTCTCCTACTCCTACGACGCCAAGCGCGCACTGCTCGCCGTCAACCGCGAGACGCTCGACGAACACGGGGCGGTGAGCGAACCGGTCGCTCGCGAGATGGCACAGGGCATTCGCGACACGGCTGACACGACGTGGGGCGTCGCGACGACAGGTATCGCGGGGCCAGACGGCGGCACACCGGAGAAACCCGTGGGGACGGTGTTCATCGGCGTTGCCTACGCCGGCGAGTGGGGCACGCAAACTTCCCAGACGACGGTCGTCCGCCACCAGTTCGATGGGACGCGCACGGAGATAAAACGACACATCGCAATCCAGGCGCTCGAAGACGTGCTTGCCGCTGTGACAGAAAAACGGAAAGCCTTGTAG
- a CDS encoding pyridoxal phosphate-dependent aminotransferase yields the protein MDYEEPLFFRVMQYAGNADRDVIDMVSGNPDWGAPPAISDGLHEYADLGGEAFQYPPSDGMVALREEIAKRQSVAAERVVIANGGGEANYLAMAGALEQATGNEVILTDPVYPYYPGKTQMLGGTPRYVPVAEDGTLEPDAVRAIASEETALIMVNTPNNPTGAVYDHDIMAELVAIAEEHDAFLVSDEVYDEFDHSGTFTSALSFESDNCIITKSFSKSFAITGFRVGYSIFPDELVAAARTRHMLVNVTSPHPSQYAVLRALKETPESYHEETRELLGERIETFTAALDEAGATYTRPAGGFYVMARFDGFPGTLDNVFRLIDEAGVAGMPGEAFGEERSDWLRFALVTPRATEAATRLADFF from the coding sequence ATGGACTACGAAGAGCCGCTGTTCTTCCGGGTCATGCAGTACGCCGGAAACGCGGACAGGGACGTTATCGACATGGTGAGTGGGAATCCCGATTGGGGCGCTCCACCCGCCATCAGCGACGGCCTCCACGAGTACGCTGACCTCGGTGGCGAGGCCTTCCAGTACCCGCCGAGCGACGGGATGGTAGCGCTCCGTGAAGAGATTGCGAAGCGCCAAAGCGTCGCTGCAGAGCGCGTGGTCATCGCCAACGGCGGCGGCGAGGCGAACTATCTGGCCATGGCTGGCGCGCTGGAGCAAGCCACGGGCAACGAAGTGATTCTCACCGACCCCGTCTATCCCTACTATCCGGGCAAGACGCAGATGCTCGGGGGCACGCCACGATACGTTCCCGTCGCCGAAGACGGCACGCTCGAGCCGGATGCGGTTCGGGCCATCGCGAGCGAGGAGACAGCGCTCATCATGGTTAACACGCCGAACAATCCCACTGGGGCCGTGTACGACCACGACATCATGGCCGAACTGGTCGCGATTGCAGAGGAACACGACGCCTTCCTCGTGAGCGACGAAGTCTACGACGAGTTCGACCATTCGGGGACGTTCACAAGCGCGCTCTCGTTCGAATCTGACAACTGCATTATCACGAAGTCTTTCTCGAAGTCGTTTGCCATCACGGGTTTTCGCGTCGGCTATTCGATTTTCCCGGACGAACTGGTCGCCGCTGCGCGGACGCGACACATGCTCGTGAACGTCACCAGCCCGCATCCCTCCCAGTACGCCGTTCTGCGGGCGCTCAAAGAAACCCCCGAGTCCTACCACGAAGAGACGCGAGAACTGCTTGGAGAGCGCATCGAGACGTTCACCGCTGCGCTCGACGAAGCCGGGGCTACCTACACGCGTCCCGCGGGCGGCTTCTACGTCATGGCGCGATTCGACGGCTTCCCGGGCACGCTGGATAACGTGTTCCGACTCATCGACGAAGCCGGCGTCGCGGGGATGCCTGGCGAAGCGTTCGGCGAGGAGCGAAGCGACTGGCTGCGTTTCGCGCTCGTGACGCCGCGAGCGACTGAAGCGGCCACCCGACTGGCTGACTTCTTCTAG
- a CDS encoding TRC40/GET3/ArsA family transport-energizing ATPase encodes MSDLTVEPVESIDDADVPVGIDAPEYVLYGGKGGVGKTTMAAATALASARDGTSTLVVSTDPAHSLSDTFETQIAAEPARIRDDVPLYGAEIDPDAAMEDGIFGEGGAGGMGGMGGLGELLGGEDGDDANPLMGGTMPGADEAAAMRLLLQYMDDERFDRVVIDTAPTGHTLRLLELPEVLDSMVGRFIKLRQRFSGMMDGLKGMFGEGQDPEAGIGDLEAFAARIERLRATLRDPQKTDFRIVMVPEEMSVVESQRLLARLREYQIPVGTVVVNQVMEDLTDVTGIETDWFISPNLDSCEFCQRRWKVQQNALTKAQDLFMGHDVKRVPLFADEVRGERMLRVVAACLD; translated from the coding sequence ATGAGTGACCTGACGGTCGAGCCGGTGGAGTCGATCGATGACGCAGACGTTCCCGTTGGCATCGACGCCCCCGAATACGTGCTGTACGGCGGCAAGGGCGGCGTCGGGAAGACGACGATGGCGGCGGCGACGGCGCTCGCGAGCGCCCGCGATGGAACGTCGACCCTCGTCGTTTCGACGGACCCGGCCCACTCGCTCTCCGACACCTTCGAGACGCAAATCGCCGCGGAGCCGGCTCGTATCCGCGACGACGTCCCGCTCTACGGCGCGGAAATCGATCCAGACGCCGCGATGGAAGACGGCATCTTCGGCGAAGGCGGAGCCGGGGGAATGGGCGGCATGGGCGGCCTCGGCGAACTGCTCGGCGGCGAAGACGGTGACGACGCGAACCCACTGATGGGCGGGACGATGCCCGGCGCGGACGAGGCGGCGGCGATGCGCCTCCTGCTCCAGTACATGGACGATGAGCGATTCGACCGCGTCGTCATCGACACCGCGCCGACGGGGCACACCCTGCGACTGCTCGAACTGCCGGAGGTTCTGGACTCGATGGTGGGCCGCTTCATCAAACTCCGCCAGCGATTCAGCGGGATGATGGACGGACTGAAGGGGATGTTCGGCGAAGGGCAGGATCCCGAAGCCGGTATCGGCGATTTAGAGGCGTTCGCCGCCCGCATCGAACGCCTCCGGGCGACGCTTCGCGACCCGCAGAAGACCGATTTCCGCATCGTGATGGTGCCAGAAGAGATGAGCGTCGTCGAATCCCAGCGGCTGCTCGCCCGGCTTCGAGAGTACCAGATTCCCGTCGGAACGGTCGTGGTCAATCAGGTGATGGAAGACCTGACGGACGTGACCGGCATCGAGACCGACTGGTTCATCTCGCCGAACCTCGACTCCTGTGAGTTCTGCCAGCGACGCTGGAAGGTCCAGCAGAACGCACTCACGAAGGCACAGGACCTGTTTATGGGTCACGACGTGAAGCGTGTGCCACTCTTTGCTGACGAAGTTCGCGGAGAACGGATGTTACGAGTCGTCGCCGCCTGCCTCGACTAG